From Strix uralensis isolate ZFMK-TIS-50842 unplaced genomic scaffold, bStrUra1 scaffold_131, whole genome shotgun sequence, the proteins below share one genomic window:
- the ZC3H4 gene encoding zinc finger CCCH domain-containing protein 4 isoform X3, whose amino-acid sequence MSVDSGKNFPPIGVFGDTDSSLAAMAPSPRPRSDSPRGIKSACPLSREDGELEEGELEDDGGEEAQDPSESQERGRKEKGEKHHSDSDDEKAHRRMKRKRRKEREKEKRRSKKKRKSKHKRHASSSDDFSDYSEDSDFSPGEKGHRKYREYSPPYSSSHQQYPSSHSAPLQKKGYSKMESKAYGLYEDYENEEYGQYEGEEDEEIGKEDYDDFAKELNQYRRAKEGSHRGRGGRGRGRGYRGRGGRGGMRGGRGMGRGNRGRGRGDHPEEEEELYDEEMEYCENEEPLGDDDYDDYSKELNQYRRSKENRGRGLNRGRGRGPRGRGNKGMGRGRGRGGNRSGMGKGGGMNDDDDYYDEDMGDGGGGGNYRRNDHDKPHQQSDKKGKVICKYFVEGRCTWGDHCNFSHDIELPKKRELCKFYITGYCARAENCPYMHGDFPCKLFHTTGNCINGDDCMFSHDPLTEETRELLDKMLADDAEAGAEDEKEVEELKKQGINPLPKPPPGVGLLPTPPRPPGPPAPTSPNGRLMPGGPPPPPPPPLPPPGPQMPPPMHEPLSPQQLQQQQDMYKKIPSLFEIVVRPTGQLAEKLGVRHPGPPPPRFPGPGGPPGPMPGPMHPDMHPDMHPDMHPDMHPDMHPDMHPDMHPDMHPDMPMGPGMNPGPPMGPGPPMMPYGPDDSPHSGMMPPVPPAQGFYDNFYQQQEGLEMDHGMMGDPEDYGGYEDMEGPPGEHMFPDPALDHDALCEGGPSGLAKPPGSIPDFMPSAQRALYLRIQQKQQEEEERARRLAESSKQERENEEGDTGNWYSSDEDDGGSSVTSILKTLRQQSSGRAHPQPPHAELGPPSGVSDPRLQKPPAGGGGGGGRPADPRLRDPRLSRGADLSLPPLPGDSGPTDPRLARHIPSSAPKPEAPHSQKPPLLPDEEEGERVLRDKPVSIPLDALPPHSLRDPRSQLQQFSHIKKDVVLHKPNFARMILWSPEDLIPLPVPKQEFVPVPAALQAMPTLDPRLNRPQTGLSDPRQRGAAAADASSSSSSSSSSSSSASSGAGLPDFELLSRILKTVNAAGGPSPGDKPSDPRVRKAPADPRLQKSAETGVSRIAKSPETAAGGGEAAPAIAPYDPRLLTAGGLSKGSGQSSVLSAISLYDPRTPSSGKTSESPNEGNSASKSSDSGKTPAKTKEPLFVRRSALDQPETEKASAESATDRYNSYNRPRPKGTAGGPPAPETTPQPGVHNLPVPPVYGMVKQSAKSGSGSPFAGNSPARDGEQQDAASLKDVFKGFDPTASPFCQ is encoded by the exons ATGAGCGTGGATTCGGGGAAGAATTTTCCCCCAATCGGTGTTTTCGGCGATACCGATAGTTCCTTAGCAGCCATGGCTCCTTCACCGCGTCCCCGCAGCGACTCTCCACG gGGAATTAAAAGTGCCTGTCCGCTTTCCAGGGAGGATGGAGAACTGGAAGAAGGGGAGCTGGAGGACGACGGAGGGGAGGAGGCGCAGGATCCCTCCGAATCTCAAGAAAGAGGTcggaaggagaaaggggagaagcaCCACAGCGACTCGGATGACGAGAAAGCTCATCGGCGGATGAAGCGCAAGCGCcggaaagagagggagaaggagaagaggaggtccaagaagaaaaggaaatccaAACACAAG CGCCACGCGTCCTCCAGCGATGACTTCTCCGACTACAGCGAGGACTCGGACTTCAGTCCCGGGGAGAAGGGGCACAGGAAATACCGGGAGTACAGCCCCCCCTACTCCTCC TCCCACCAGCAGTATCCGTCCTCCCACAGCGCTCCCCTGCAGAAGAAGGGCTACTCGAAAATGGAGAGCAAAGCGTACGGCCTGTACGAGGACTACGAGAACGAGGAGTACGGCCAGTACGAgggggaggaggatgaagagatCGGCAAGGAGGACTACGACGACTTTGCGAAGGAGCTGAACCAGTACCGGAGGGCGAAGGAGGGCTCGCACCGCGGCCGAG GTGGCCGCGGGCGAGGCCGAGGGTACCGCGGGCGAGGCGGCCGAGGGGGAATGAGAGGAGGCCGAGGCATGGGCCGGGGCAACCGCGGGCGAGGCCGGGGCGACCAccccgaggaagaggaggagctgtACGACGAGGAGATGGAA TACTGCGAGAACGAGGAGCCCCTCGGCGACGACGACTACGACGACTACTCCAAGGAGCTCAACCAGTACCGCCGGAGCAAGGAGAACCGCGGGCGGG GGCTGAATCGAGGACGCGGGCGCGGCCCCCGAGGACGAGGAAATAAAGGGATGGGCAGAGGACGAGGCAGAGGCGGCAACAGGAGCGGGATGGGGAAAGGCGGCGGCATGAACGACGACGACGATTACTACGACGAGGACATGGGG GACGGAGGAGGCGGCGGAAATTACCGGCGGAACGACCACGACAAACCCCACCAGCAGTCGGATAAGAAAGGGAAAGTGATCTGCAAATACTTTGTGGAGGGCAGATGCACCTGG GGCGACCACTGCAATTTCAGTCACGACATCGAACTGCCAAAGAAACGGGAACTCTGCAAGTTCTACATCACCGGCTACTGCGCCAGGGCCGAGAACTGCCCCTACATGCACG GGGACTTCCCCTGCAAGCTCTTCCACACCACGGGCAACTGCATCAACGGGGACGACTGCATGTTTTCCCACGATCCCCTCACGGAGGAGACGCGGGAGCTCCTGGATAAG ATGCTGGCGGACGACGCCGAAGCGGGCGCAGAGGATGAGAAAGAAGTGGAGGAGCTGAAGAAACAGGGCATCAACCCTCTCCCCAAACCGCCCCCCGGCGTGGGCTtgcttcccacccccccccgccctcccgggCCGCCGGCTCCCACCTCTCCCAACGGCAGACTGATGCCCGGGGGTCCTCctccccctccgccgccgccgctgccgcccccggGGCCGCAGATGCCGCCGCCGATGCACGAGCCTCTGTCGccgcagcagctgcagcagcagcaggacatgtACAAGAAAATCCCTTCGCTCTTCGAGATCGTGGTACGGCCCACGGGGCAGCTGGCCGAGAAACTGGGCGTCAG gcACCCAGGTCCGCCTCCCCCCAGGTTCCCCGGGCCAGGAGGGCCCCCAGGACCGATGCCTGGCCCCATGCACCCCGACATGCACCCCGACATGCACCCCGACATGCACCCGGACATGCACCCCGACATGCACCCCGACATGCACCCCGATATGCACCCGGACATGCACCCGGACATGCCGATGGGTCCGGGAATGAATCCTGGCCCCCCCATGGGTCCGGGGCCCCCCATGATGCCCTACGGACCCGACGACTCCCCCCACTCCGGCATGATGCCGCCCGTCCCGCCGGCGCAAGGTTTTTACGATAATTTCTACCAGCAGCAAGAAGGTTTGGAGATGGATCACGGCATGATGGGAGACCCAG AAGACTACGGCGGGTACGAGGACATGGAAGGGCCTCCCGGGGAGCACATGTTCCCCGATCCGGCCCTGGATCACGACGCCCTGTGCGAGGGGGGCCCCTCCGGCTTGGCGAAACCTCCGGGCAGCATCCCCGATTTCATGCCGTCGGCGCAGAGAGCGCTTTACCTGCGCatccagcagaagcagcaggaggaagaggagagagcccGCAGATTAGCCGAGAGCAGCAAGCAGGAACGCGAGAACGAGGAAG gcGACACCGGGAACTGGTATTCCAGCGACGAAGACGACGGGGGCAGCAGCGTCACCTCCATCCTGAAAACCCTGCGGCAGCAAAGCTCCGGCCGagctcacccccagcccccccacgcCGAGCTCGGCCCCCCCTCGGGCGTCAGCGACCCTCGCCTGCAGAAgcccccggcgggggggggcggcggcggcggccgtcCCGCCGACCCGCGGCTCCGCGACCCCCGGCTTTCCCGCGGCGCCGACCTCTCCCTCCCGCCTCTGCCGGGGGATTCGGGCCCCACCGACCCCCGCCTGGCGCGACACATTCCCTCCTCCGCCCCCAAACCGGAGGCTCCTCATTCCCAGAAACCCCCCCTGCTCCCTGACGAGGAGGAAGGCGAGAGGGTTTTACGGGATAAACCCGTCAGCATCCCCTTGGATGCTCTCCCGCCTCATTCCCTGCGGGACCCTCGCTCCCAGCTCCAGCAGTTCAGCCACATCAAAAAAGACGTCGTCCTGCACAAACCCAACTTCGCCCGCATGATCCTCTGGAGCCCCGAGGACCTGATCCCGCTGCCCGTCCCCAAGCAGGAGTTtgtccccgtccccgccgcccTCCAGGCCATGCCCACCCTCGATCCGCGGCTCAACAGACCCCAAACGGGCCTTTCCGACCCCAGGCagcgcggggcagcggcggcggacgcctcctcctcctcctcgtcctcctcgtcttcctcctcctcggcctCCTCGGGCGCCGGCCTCCCCGATTTCGAGCTCTTATCGAGGATTTTAAAGACTGTGAACGCGGCCGGCGGCCCCTCGCCCGGCGACAAACCCAGCGATCCTCGCGTGCGCAAAGCCCCCGCCGACCCCCGCTTGCAAAAATCCGCGGAAACGGGGGTTTCTCGAATCGCTAAAAGCCCCGAaacggcggcgggggggggcgaggcCGCCCCGGCCATCGCTCCCTACGACCCGCGGCTGCTGACGGCCGGCGGGCTCAGCAAGGGCAGCGGCCAGAGCAGCGTCCTCAGCGCCATCAGCCTCTACGACCCCAGGACTCCCAGTTCGGGCAAAACCTCCGAATCTCCGAACGAAGGAAATTCCGCTTCGAAATCATCCGATTCCGGTAAAACCCCCGCTAAAACCAAGGAACCTCTTTTCGTCCGACGATCGGCTTTGGATCAACCCGAAACGGAGAAAGCGAGCGCCGAATCCGCCACGGACAGGTACAACAGTTACAACCGGCCTCGTCCCAAAGGCACCGCCGGGGGTCCCCCCgccccagaaaccaccccccaGCCCGGCGTCCAcaacctcccagtgcccccagtttaCGGAATGGTCAAACAAAGCGCCAAATCGGGCTCGGGGAGCCCCTTCGCGGGGAACAGCCCGGCGCGGGACGGCGAGCAGCAGGACGCCGCCTCCCTCAAAGACGTCTTCAAGGGCTTCGACCCCACGGCTTCGCCTTTTTGccagtaa
- the ZC3H4 gene encoding zinc finger CCCH domain-containing protein 4 isoform X1: MAVESPSVPPAAAASPPSPHSTPPSPSCHHHDSGSCSLPRPPPPLQHHHGPDEREDGELEEGELEDDGGEEAQDPSESQERGRKEKGEKHHSDSDDEKAHRRMKRKRRKEREKEKRRSKKKRKSKHKRHASSSDDFSDYSEDSDFSPGEKGHRKYREYSPPYSSSHQQYPSSHSAPLQKKGYSKMESKAYGLYEDYENEEYGQYEGEEDEEIGKEDYDDFAKELNQYRRAKEGSHRGRGGRGRGRGYRGRGGRGGMRGGRGMGRGNRGRGRGDHPEEEEELYDEEMEYCENEEPLGDDDYDDYSKELNQYRRSKENRGRGLNRGRGRGPRGRGNKGMGRGRGRGGNRSGMGKGGGMNDDDDYYDEDMGDGGGGGNYRRNDHDKPHQQSDKKGKVICKYFVEGRCTWGDHCNFSHDIELPKKRELCKFYITGYCARAENCPYMHGDFPCKLFHTTGNCINGDDCMFSHDPLTEETRELLDKMLADDAEAGAEDEKEVEELKKQGINPLPKPPPGVGLLPTPPRPPGPPAPTSPNGRLMPGGPPPPPPPPLPPPGPQMPPPMHEPLSPQQLQQQQDMYKKIPSLFEIVVRPTGQLAEKLGVRHPGPPPPRFPGPGGPPGPMPGPMHPDMHPDMHPDMHPDMHPDMHPDMHPDMHPDMHPDMPMGPGMNPGPPMGPGPPMMPYGPDDSPHSGMMPPVPPAQGFYDNFYQQQEGLEMDHGMMGDPEDYGGYEDMEGPPGEHMFPDPALDHDALCEGGPSGLAKPPGSIPDFMPSAQRALYLRIQQKQQEEEERARRLAESSKQERENEEGDTGNWYSSDEDDGGSSVTSILKTLRQQSSGRAHPQPPHAELGPPSGVSDPRLQKPPAGGGGGGGRPADPRLRDPRLSRGADLSLPPLPGDSGPTDPRLARHIPSSAPKPEAPHSQKPPLLPDEEEGERVLRDKPVSIPLDALPPHSLRDPRSQLQQFSHIKKDVVLHKPNFARMILWSPEDLIPLPVPKQEFVPVPAALQAMPTLDPRLNRPQTGLSDPRQRGAAAADASSSSSSSSSSSSSASSGAGLPDFELLSRILKTVNAAGGPSPGDKPSDPRVRKAPADPRLQKSAETGVSRIAKSPETAAGGGEAAPAIAPYDPRLLTAGGLSKGSGQSSVLSAISLYDPRTPSSGKTSESPNEGNSASKSSDSGKTPAKTKEPLFVRRSALDQPETEKASAESATDRYNSYNRPRPKGTAGGPPAPETTPQPGVHNLPVPPVYGMVKQSAKSGSGSPFAGNSPARDGEQQDAASLKDVFKGFDPTASPFCQ, from the exons ATGGCCGTGGAGAGCCCGAgtgtcccccccgccgccgccgcttcccccccCAGCCCGCACTCCACCCCCCCTTCTCCGTCCTGCCACCACCACGACAGCGGCAGCTGCAGcctcccccggccgccgccgccgctccaaCACCACCACGGCCCGGACGAAAG GGAGGATGGAGAACTGGAAGAAGGGGAGCTGGAGGACGACGGAGGGGAGGAGGCGCAGGATCCCTCCGAATCTCAAGAAAGAGGTcggaaggagaaaggggagaagcaCCACAGCGACTCGGATGACGAGAAAGCTCATCGGCGGATGAAGCGCAAGCGCcggaaagagagggagaaggagaagaggaggtccaagaagaaaaggaaatccaAACACAAG CGCCACGCGTCCTCCAGCGATGACTTCTCCGACTACAGCGAGGACTCGGACTTCAGTCCCGGGGAGAAGGGGCACAGGAAATACCGGGAGTACAGCCCCCCCTACTCCTCC TCCCACCAGCAGTATCCGTCCTCCCACAGCGCTCCCCTGCAGAAGAAGGGCTACTCGAAAATGGAGAGCAAAGCGTACGGCCTGTACGAGGACTACGAGAACGAGGAGTACGGCCAGTACGAgggggaggaggatgaagagatCGGCAAGGAGGACTACGACGACTTTGCGAAGGAGCTGAACCAGTACCGGAGGGCGAAGGAGGGCTCGCACCGCGGCCGAG GTGGCCGCGGGCGAGGCCGAGGGTACCGCGGGCGAGGCGGCCGAGGGGGAATGAGAGGAGGCCGAGGCATGGGCCGGGGCAACCGCGGGCGAGGCCGGGGCGACCAccccgaggaagaggaggagctgtACGACGAGGAGATGGAA TACTGCGAGAACGAGGAGCCCCTCGGCGACGACGACTACGACGACTACTCCAAGGAGCTCAACCAGTACCGCCGGAGCAAGGAGAACCGCGGGCGGG GGCTGAATCGAGGACGCGGGCGCGGCCCCCGAGGACGAGGAAATAAAGGGATGGGCAGAGGACGAGGCAGAGGCGGCAACAGGAGCGGGATGGGGAAAGGCGGCGGCATGAACGACGACGACGATTACTACGACGAGGACATGGGG GACGGAGGAGGCGGCGGAAATTACCGGCGGAACGACCACGACAAACCCCACCAGCAGTCGGATAAGAAAGGGAAAGTGATCTGCAAATACTTTGTGGAGGGCAGATGCACCTGG GGCGACCACTGCAATTTCAGTCACGACATCGAACTGCCAAAGAAACGGGAACTCTGCAAGTTCTACATCACCGGCTACTGCGCCAGGGCCGAGAACTGCCCCTACATGCACG GGGACTTCCCCTGCAAGCTCTTCCACACCACGGGCAACTGCATCAACGGGGACGACTGCATGTTTTCCCACGATCCCCTCACGGAGGAGACGCGGGAGCTCCTGGATAAG ATGCTGGCGGACGACGCCGAAGCGGGCGCAGAGGATGAGAAAGAAGTGGAGGAGCTGAAGAAACAGGGCATCAACCCTCTCCCCAAACCGCCCCCCGGCGTGGGCTtgcttcccacccccccccgccctcccgggCCGCCGGCTCCCACCTCTCCCAACGGCAGACTGATGCCCGGGGGTCCTCctccccctccgccgccgccgctgccgcccccggGGCCGCAGATGCCGCCGCCGATGCACGAGCCTCTGTCGccgcagcagctgcagcagcagcaggacatgtACAAGAAAATCCCTTCGCTCTTCGAGATCGTGGTACGGCCCACGGGGCAGCTGGCCGAGAAACTGGGCGTCAG gcACCCAGGTCCGCCTCCCCCCAGGTTCCCCGGGCCAGGAGGGCCCCCAGGACCGATGCCTGGCCCCATGCACCCCGACATGCACCCCGACATGCACCCCGACATGCACCCGGACATGCACCCCGACATGCACCCCGACATGCACCCCGATATGCACCCGGACATGCACCCGGACATGCCGATGGGTCCGGGAATGAATCCTGGCCCCCCCATGGGTCCGGGGCCCCCCATGATGCCCTACGGACCCGACGACTCCCCCCACTCCGGCATGATGCCGCCCGTCCCGCCGGCGCAAGGTTTTTACGATAATTTCTACCAGCAGCAAGAAGGTTTGGAGATGGATCACGGCATGATGGGAGACCCAG AAGACTACGGCGGGTACGAGGACATGGAAGGGCCTCCCGGGGAGCACATGTTCCCCGATCCGGCCCTGGATCACGACGCCCTGTGCGAGGGGGGCCCCTCCGGCTTGGCGAAACCTCCGGGCAGCATCCCCGATTTCATGCCGTCGGCGCAGAGAGCGCTTTACCTGCGCatccagcagaagcagcaggaggaagaggagagagcccGCAGATTAGCCGAGAGCAGCAAGCAGGAACGCGAGAACGAGGAAG gcGACACCGGGAACTGGTATTCCAGCGACGAAGACGACGGGGGCAGCAGCGTCACCTCCATCCTGAAAACCCTGCGGCAGCAAAGCTCCGGCCGagctcacccccagcccccccacgcCGAGCTCGGCCCCCCCTCGGGCGTCAGCGACCCTCGCCTGCAGAAgcccccggcgggggggggcggcggcggcggccgtcCCGCCGACCCGCGGCTCCGCGACCCCCGGCTTTCCCGCGGCGCCGACCTCTCCCTCCCGCCTCTGCCGGGGGATTCGGGCCCCACCGACCCCCGCCTGGCGCGACACATTCCCTCCTCCGCCCCCAAACCGGAGGCTCCTCATTCCCAGAAACCCCCCCTGCTCCCTGACGAGGAGGAAGGCGAGAGGGTTTTACGGGATAAACCCGTCAGCATCCCCTTGGATGCTCTCCCGCCTCATTCCCTGCGGGACCCTCGCTCCCAGCTCCAGCAGTTCAGCCACATCAAAAAAGACGTCGTCCTGCACAAACCCAACTTCGCCCGCATGATCCTCTGGAGCCCCGAGGACCTGATCCCGCTGCCCGTCCCCAAGCAGGAGTTtgtccccgtccccgccgcccTCCAGGCCATGCCCACCCTCGATCCGCGGCTCAACAGACCCCAAACGGGCCTTTCCGACCCCAGGCagcgcggggcagcggcggcggacgcctcctcctcctcctcgtcctcctcgtcttcctcctcctcggcctCCTCGGGCGCCGGCCTCCCCGATTTCGAGCTCTTATCGAGGATTTTAAAGACTGTGAACGCGGCCGGCGGCCCCTCGCCCGGCGACAAACCCAGCGATCCTCGCGTGCGCAAAGCCCCCGCCGACCCCCGCTTGCAAAAATCCGCGGAAACGGGGGTTTCTCGAATCGCTAAAAGCCCCGAaacggcggcgggggggggcgaggcCGCCCCGGCCATCGCTCCCTACGACCCGCGGCTGCTGACGGCCGGCGGGCTCAGCAAGGGCAGCGGCCAGAGCAGCGTCCTCAGCGCCATCAGCCTCTACGACCCCAGGACTCCCAGTTCGGGCAAAACCTCCGAATCTCCGAACGAAGGAAATTCCGCTTCGAAATCATCCGATTCCGGTAAAACCCCCGCTAAAACCAAGGAACCTCTTTTCGTCCGACGATCGGCTTTGGATCAACCCGAAACGGAGAAAGCGAGCGCCGAATCCGCCACGGACAGGTACAACAGTTACAACCGGCCTCGTCCCAAAGGCACCGCCGGGGGTCCCCCCgccccagaaaccaccccccaGCCCGGCGTCCAcaacctcccagtgcccccagtttaCGGAATGGTCAAACAAAGCGCCAAATCGGGCTCGGGGAGCCCCTTCGCGGGGAACAGCCCGGCGCGGGACGGCGAGCAGCAGGACGCCGCCTCCCTCAAAGACGTCTTCAAGGGCTTCGACCCCACGGCTTCGCCTTTTTGccagtaa